A section of the Cryobacterium soli genome encodes:
- a CDS encoding C40 family peptidase — translation MTLVDATLRVGEIQTRLVQLNDLVAGGTGVTSSSAVATTATVSATSFADALAAATATSTAGNTAGATGADVVASAEKYLGVPYVFGGEDGSGMDCSGLVQCVYADLGIDVPRLVSGQMTIGTEVGSLAEARPGDLIVTGGGEHILIYAGNNQVIHAPYEGRTVCKVDAYMDDSEIDTIRRVIPDAAVAGTASGTAPSGAASSSQADLLTAAFASLFSGTTSQSALSTSALSASALSMSGLAS, via the coding sequence GTGACACTGGTGGATGCGACGCTGCGGGTCGGCGAGATACAGACCCGGCTGGTGCAGCTCAACGACCTTGTGGCCGGGGGCACCGGTGTGACGTCGAGCAGCGCTGTCGCGACGACCGCGACGGTGTCCGCGACGAGCTTTGCGGATGCCCTGGCCGCGGCGACGGCAACGTCCACAGCCGGGAACACCGCGGGTGCGACCGGCGCCGACGTGGTTGCTTCCGCGGAGAAGTACCTGGGGGTGCCGTATGTCTTCGGCGGTGAGGACGGCAGCGGCATGGACTGCTCGGGTCTCGTGCAATGCGTCTATGCCGATCTGGGCATAGACGTTCCGCGCCTGGTCTCGGGGCAGATGACCATCGGCACCGAGGTGGGCTCCCTCGCCGAGGCCCGGCCCGGTGACCTGATCGTGACGGGCGGCGGTGAGCACATCCTGATCTATGCCGGCAACAACCAGGTGATCCACGCTCCGTATGAGGGTCGTACGGTGTGCAAGGTTGACGCCTACATGGACGACTCCGAGATCGACACCATCCGACGAGTGATCCCGGATGCCGCGGTCGCCGGCACTGCATCGGGCACGGCGCCGAGTGGAGCAGCCAGCTCGAGCCAGGCCGATCTGCTCACGGCGGCGTTCGCCTCGCTGTTCTCAGGAACAACGTCGCAGTCGGCGCTGTCCACGTCGGCTCTGTCCGCTTCGGCACTGTCCATGTCTGGACTGGCGTCGTGA
- a CDS encoding motility protein A, translating into MDPATLIGIVLAFGALLAMITIEGSQITAILLPAPMVLVFGATIAVGIAGGTLRDTIHAVKALPGAFLGRTTPPQKLIDQVVGLAEKARSSGLLALEQEADNISDPFLRGALQNIADGTDGDELRILLEDEIATRTKASRTAAKFFTTLGGYAPTVGIIGTVISLTHVLENLDTPSTLGPMIAAAFVATLWGLLTANFLWLPIGNRLKRLSDIEAERMTLLMEGALAVQAGSQPRLLGERLQAMVPLASAKAGKGVKQGKPSEAVKPLKKAA; encoded by the coding sequence ATGGATCCCGCAACACTGATCGGTATCGTCCTGGCGTTCGGCGCCCTGTTGGCGATGATCACCATCGAGGGATCGCAGATCACCGCGATCCTCCTGCCGGCACCCATGGTGCTGGTCTTCGGTGCCACCATCGCCGTCGGCATCGCCGGGGGTACCTTACGCGACACCATCCATGCGGTGAAGGCGCTTCCCGGGGCCTTCCTGGGACGGACCACGCCGCCGCAGAAACTCATCGACCAGGTGGTCGGCCTGGCCGAGAAGGCTCGGAGTTCGGGGCTGCTCGCCCTCGAGCAGGAGGCGGACAACATCTCGGACCCGTTCCTCCGCGGCGCCCTGCAGAACATCGCCGACGGCACCGACGGTGACGAGCTGCGCATCCTGCTCGAAGACGAGATCGCCACCCGTACCAAGGCGAGCCGAACGGCCGCCAAGTTCTTCACCACCCTCGGCGGGTACGCACCCACAGTCGGCATCATCGGCACCGTGATCTCCCTCACCCACGTGCTGGAGAATCTGGACACGCCCTCCACTCTGGGCCCCATGATCGCGGCAGCGTTCGTGGCGACCCTGTGGGGGCTGCTCACCGCGAATTTCCTGTGGCTCCCGATCGGCAACCGGCTCAAGCGCCTCTCCGACATCGAGGCCGAGCGGATGACCCTGCTCATGGAGGGTGCTCTCGCCGTGCAGGCCGGCAGCCAGCCACGGCTTCTCGGCGAACGGCTCCAGGCCATGGTGCCCCTCGCCTCCGCGAAGGCGGGGAAAGGCGTCAAGCAGGGCAAGCCGTCTGAGGCGGTCAAGCCGCTCAAGAAGGCTGCGTGA
- a CDS encoding flagellar hook capping FlgD N-terminal domain-containing protein, with amino-acid sequence MTVDAVGTVAAATPNATGSASKASMYATAPVRAPKQTLDSEAFMSLLVTQLRNQDPSSPMDTNQMISQTTQLAMMEKITALSTTSDENFSLQMRTSAAALVGQNVTYTDAKGLSVSGLVTAVSFAGPVPQVTVGKASVALDAISGVTAPTG; translated from the coding sequence ATGACCGTCGACGCCGTAGGAACGGTGGCCGCCGCCACTCCCAACGCCACCGGCTCTGCCTCCAAAGCCAGCATGTACGCCACCGCGCCGGTGCGTGCGCCCAAACAGACTCTGGACTCCGAGGCCTTCATGTCGCTCCTGGTCACCCAGCTGCGCAACCAGGATCCAAGCTCGCCCATGGACACCAACCAGATGATCTCGCAGACCACCCAGCTGGCCATGATGGAGAAGATCACCGCCCTGTCCACCACCTCGGACGAGAACTTCTCGCTGCAGATGCGCACCTCCGCTGCGGCTCTCGTAGGCCAGAACGTCACATACACGGATGCTAAGGGCCTGAGCGTCTCCGGGCTTGTGACGGCCGTGTCGTTTGCAGGCCCGGTGCCCCAGGTCACCGTCGGCAAGGCCAGCGTCGCCCTCGATGCCATCTCGGGGGTGACCGCCCCGACGGGGTGA
- a CDS encoding FliI/YscN family ATPase, whose product MSLTRPDTTDRLARAVAAARPERVGVVSSIVGLSVDVRGLNGAIGDLVTIGGVPGGATGASFGGALGEAAQGAGAGVGAPGSSTGAGIDAEVVATTPEGMRCMPLARLTGIRVGDPVRASTTGYLVPTGPGLLGRVIDGLGRPIDGKGPLVDPDRVPVEHESPSAMARSRIHLPLQLGVRVLDTLTTVGKGQRMGLFAGSGVGKSSLLSMIARGTDAEVSVIALVGERGREVREFLEDDLGEEGLARSIVVVSTSDEPAMMRLRAAFVATRIAESFRDRGADVVLMMDSLTRVAMAQREIGLSAGEPPATRGYPPSTFSLLARLLERAGTDQTGSITGIYTVLVDGDDHNEPIADAARSILDGHVVLDRTLAVLGHFPAVDALASISRVAARVTTPQQAESATRLRAVLAARRAAQDLLDVGAYRSGTNPLVDAAVEHDAAITAFLRQRINEHTPADQAWIRLAELAALLGGDR is encoded by the coding sequence ATGAGTCTCACCCGACCGGACACCACCGACCGGCTGGCCCGGGCGGTGGCGGCCGCCCGCCCCGAGCGGGTCGGCGTTGTGTCATCGATCGTGGGCCTGAGCGTGGACGTGCGTGGCCTGAACGGCGCCATCGGCGACCTCGTCACGATCGGTGGGGTGCCGGGCGGCGCAACCGGCGCGTCGTTCGGTGGGGCGCTCGGCGAGGCCGCGCAGGGCGCCGGTGCCGGTGTGGGCGCTCCGGGCAGTTCAACGGGAGCCGGCATTGACGCCGAGGTCGTCGCCACAACGCCAGAGGGCATGCGCTGCATGCCGCTGGCGCGGCTCACCGGCATCCGGGTGGGCGATCCCGTTCGCGCCAGCACCACCGGCTACCTGGTTCCCACCGGGCCGGGGCTGCTCGGCCGGGTGATCGACGGCCTGGGCCGGCCCATCGACGGCAAGGGGCCCCTCGTCGATCCCGACCGGGTGCCCGTAGAGCACGAGAGCCCGTCGGCCATGGCGCGCTCCCGCATCCATTTGCCCCTCCAACTGGGCGTGCGGGTGCTCGACACCCTCACCACGGTGGGCAAGGGCCAGCGGATGGGCCTGTTCGCGGGGTCGGGCGTGGGCAAGTCGTCGCTGCTGTCCATGATCGCCCGCGGCACCGACGCCGAGGTATCGGTGATCGCCTTGGTGGGGGAGCGCGGTCGTGAAGTGCGGGAGTTCCTCGAGGACGATCTGGGCGAGGAGGGCCTGGCGCGGTCGATCGTGGTGGTGTCCACCTCGGACGAACCGGCCATGATGCGCCTGCGGGCTGCGTTCGTCGCCACCCGCATCGCGGAGTCGTTCCGCGACCGGGGGGCCGACGTGGTGTTGATGATGGACTCGCTGACCCGCGTCGCGATGGCCCAGCGCGAGATCGGTCTGTCGGCCGGGGAGCCGCCGGCCACCCGCGGGTATCCGCCGTCGACGTTCTCGTTGCTCGCCCGGTTGTTGGAGAGGGCCGGCACCGACCAGACGGGCTCGATCACCGGCATCTACACGGTTCTCGTCGACGGTGACGATCACAACGAACCCATTGCTGATGCCGCCCGCTCCATCCTCGACGGCCACGTCGTGCTCGATCGCACGCTGGCCGTGCTCGGGCACTTCCCGGCCGTGGACGCGCTCGCCTCGATCTCCCGGGTGGCCGCACGGGTGACCACCCCGCAGCAGGCCGAGTCCGCGACCCGGTTACGCGCCGTCCTTGCCGCACGGCGGGCCGCACAGGACCTGCTCGACGTCGGCGCCTACCGCAGCGGCACCAACCCGTTGGTGGACGCGGCCGTGGAGCACGACGCGGCCATCACGGCATTCCTGCGACAGCGGATCAACGAGCACACCCCGGCCGACCAGGCCTGGATCCGGCTCGCCGAACTGGCCGCTCTACTCGGCGGCGACCGGTGA
- a CDS encoding FliH/SctL family protein has translation MSSAAFLVSGAAAVPAAVPAAVPAAGPPAVPTALPSAVPSPASTAVPSAVPENDFSALVFPMLGGHASGARGGRDADRARLEQQWRARGHAAGYTEGLRAAEQVVADQIRRLDAEHAHRILAAQDQVDRMLSVLKAAVRALDERTLPVLRDAEDTVLEAAFALAEAIVGHALADESAAARSALGRAIGEDGGAGAGGLRAAHTALHTVRLHPDDLAVLDPAVTAAAGVVCVADPGIERGDAVSEFPDGYLDARIGSALERARAALGGDS, from the coding sequence TTGTCTAGCGCCGCGTTCCTCGTGTCCGGTGCGGCGGCCGTGCCCGCAGCCGTGCCCGCAGCCGTGCCGGCCGCAGGGCCGCCCGCTGTGCCCACCGCGCTCCCGTCCGCCGTGCCTTCCCCCGCCTCGACGGCGGTGCCCTCGGCCGTTCCAGAGAACGACTTCTCCGCACTGGTGTTCCCCATGCTCGGCGGCCACGCCTCCGGAGCGCGCGGTGGCAGGGACGCCGACCGGGCGCGGCTCGAACAGCAGTGGCGGGCCCGCGGTCACGCCGCCGGATACACCGAGGGGTTGCGAGCCGCCGAGCAGGTGGTGGCCGACCAGATCCGTCGCCTCGACGCCGAACACGCGCACCGGATTCTCGCCGCTCAGGACCAGGTCGACCGGATGCTGTCGGTGCTGAAGGCGGCGGTACGCGCACTCGACGAACGCACGCTGCCGGTGCTGCGGGACGCCGAGGACACTGTTCTCGAGGCGGCGTTCGCCCTGGCCGAGGCGATCGTCGGGCATGCGCTGGCCGATGAGTCAGCGGCCGCGCGGTCGGCTCTCGGCCGGGCCATCGGGGAGGACGGCGGCGCCGGAGCAGGCGGGCTCCGGGCGGCCCACACCGCACTGCACACGGTGCGACTGCACCCCGACGATCTCGCCGTGCTCGATCCCGCGGTCACTGCCGCAGCAGGTGTGGTCTGTGTGGCGGATCCTGGTATCGAACGCGGCGACGCGGTCAGCGAGTTCCCCGACGGCTATCTGGATGCCCGCATCGGCAGCGCCCTCGAGCGAGCCCGGGCGGCGCTCGGAGGCGACTCATGA
- a CDS encoding HNH endonuclease signature motif containing protein, which yields MAIQSSIADTFTVGTSPDGALSAGEDAAEGPAERDAADATDEGAAGGADGAVNAAGDGGDGLVVAAANVARLGCSSADYDALSDADVLAGQQTLARAQRELDTRKAWMAKTLAHRSRWELGQAGLAKKQGFLSPEALIQELTGTSKVESRKLVGVGQMLAEAEAAEIQAAEAEAEAARRLVDTALDPDAADPADAEPAAPLLPAPWHAPISRAVNAGTLSIDAAHAIRTGLGDIDTVVTAPVLADALEGLLADAGTMNVDQLLKRARQTRDSLDEAGIRVREQKAWDDRYLRIWTLNTGQVRVDGLFPPEQGEFIKATFDSLTSPRRGGVRFVDTERAAWARRVQDDPRSTEQITCDGFFDLIEAGTTINPNEMLGGRRPTVQILTTRAPAARPAATETPAGGTSASSPPAPNGTAESPTSTRPTGYTGSTGSTGSTVSKGSTGQPRPPGMAESTGPCPPDSPFPPGFLRDADNILVCEPGQPGHGYLEGNTAPVSQETIERLICDSATIEITVDDLGRPLNVGHEQRLFNRAQRRALAARDGGCRWPGCDRPPAFTEAHHIQHWKRDHGRTDINQGILLCHAHHMLLHNQGWQILENTGTYWLRPPATIDPGQTLIEMPSHTPPGTT from the coding sequence ATGGCAATCCAGTCGAGCATCGCAGACACGTTCACCGTCGGGACCTCCCCCGACGGTGCTCTCAGTGCCGGCGAGGATGCTGCTGAGGGGCCCGCCGAACGCGATGCTGCGGATGCTACTGACGAGGGTGCTGCGGGCGGTGCTGACGGGGCTGTCAATGCTGCTGGTGACGGCGGCGACGGCCTCGTGGTCGCGGCGGCGAATGTGGCCCGGTTGGGCTGCTCGAGTGCCGACTACGACGCCCTGTCGGATGCCGACGTGTTGGCCGGGCAGCAGACCCTCGCCCGCGCCCAACGCGAGTTGGATACCCGGAAGGCGTGGATGGCGAAGACCCTCGCTCACCGGTCCCGGTGGGAGTTGGGCCAGGCGGGCTTGGCGAAGAAGCAGGGCTTCCTCTCCCCCGAAGCCCTGATCCAGGAGCTCACCGGCACGAGCAAGGTCGAGTCCCGCAAACTCGTCGGCGTCGGCCAGATGCTCGCCGAGGCCGAAGCGGCCGAGATACAGGCCGCCGAAGCCGAAGCTGAGGCAGCCCGCCGGCTGGTCGACACGGCCCTCGACCCCGACGCCGCTGACCCTGCGGACGCCGAACCGGCCGCTCCCCTGCTGCCGGCGCCGTGGCACGCGCCGATCAGCCGCGCGGTGAACGCCGGCACCCTCTCAATCGACGCCGCCCACGCGATCCGCACCGGCCTGGGCGACATCGACACCGTCGTCACCGCACCGGTCCTCGCCGACGCCCTGGAGGGGTTACTCGCCGACGCCGGGACGATGAACGTGGACCAACTCCTCAAACGCGCCCGGCAGACCCGCGACAGCCTCGACGAAGCCGGCATCCGGGTGCGGGAACAGAAAGCCTGGGACGACCGCTACCTGCGCATCTGGACCCTGAACACCGGCCAGGTGCGGGTCGACGGATTGTTCCCACCGGAACAGGGCGAATTCATCAAGGCCACCTTCGACAGCCTCACCAGCCCCCGCCGCGGCGGCGTGCGCTTCGTCGACACCGAACGCGCCGCCTGGGCCAGACGCGTCCAGGACGACCCCCGCAGCACCGAGCAGATCACCTGCGACGGCTTCTTCGACCTGATCGAGGCCGGCACCACCATCAACCCGAACGAGATGCTCGGCGGCCGCCGCCCCACCGTGCAGATCCTCACCACCCGCGCCCCCGCAGCCCGCCCCGCAGCCACAGAAACCCCGGCCGGCGGGACCTCAGCCAGTTCACCGCCCGCACCAAACGGGACCGCCGAGTCGCCCACGTCCACCCGGCCCACCGGATACACCGGGTCCACCGGATCCACCGGATCCACCGTGTCCAAAGGGTCCACCGGGCAGCCTCGACCACCCGGGATGGCGGAATCCACCGGGCCCTGCCCGCCGGACAGCCCGTTCCCGCCGGGATTCCTCCGCGACGCCGACAACATCCTGGTCTGCGAACCCGGACAACCCGGCCACGGCTACCTCGAAGGCAACACCGCACCCGTCTCCCAAGAAACCATCGAACGCCTCATCTGCGACTCGGCCACCATCGAGATCACCGTCGACGATCTGGGCCGGCCCCTGAACGTCGGCCACGAACAACGCCTCTTCAACCGGGCCCAACGCCGCGCCCTCGCCGCCCGCGACGGCGGCTGCCGCTGGCCCGGCTGCGACCGACCACCCGCCTTCACCGAAGCCCACCACATCCAACACTGGAAACGCGACCACGGCCGCACCGACATCAACCAGGGCATCCTGCTCTGCCACGCCCACCACATGCTGCTCCACAACCAAGGCTGGCAAATCCTCGAGAACACCGGCACCTACTGGCTGCGCCCACCCGCCACCATCGACCCCGGCCAAACACTCATCGAGATGCCCAGCCACACCCCGCCGGGCACCACCTGA
- a CDS encoding flagellar export protein FliJ gives MSRPFSLAGLLRLRHLQQDQAAGDLAAANARLRATATRIDETRAALEHLPLNPTGADTLYAIAAARASSRSMLAELVALDGVAQQAAAAAKADFEAKKAASASLEKLEGRHGAAEAAEDLHAQQTVIDEIASTGWHRRQGEQRAQTGTSQAGTPARGNTTGERT, from the coding sequence GTGAGCCGGCCGTTCTCCCTCGCCGGGTTGCTGCGGTTGCGCCACCTGCAGCAGGATCAGGCCGCGGGCGACCTGGCCGCCGCGAACGCACGCCTCCGGGCGACCGCCACCCGTATCGATGAAACCCGGGCGGCGCTCGAACATCTTCCGCTCAACCCCACCGGTGCCGACACGCTCTATGCGATCGCGGCGGCGCGGGCATCCTCGCGCAGCATGCTGGCCGAACTGGTCGCACTGGACGGCGTGGCGCAGCAGGCGGCGGCAGCGGCGAAAGCGGACTTCGAGGCGAAGAAGGCGGCGTCGGCGAGTCTGGAGAAGCTCGAGGGACGGCATGGTGCCGCGGAGGCGGCGGAGGACCTGCACGCCCAGCAGACGGTCATCGACGAGATCGCCTCAACGGGTTGGCATCGCCGGCAGGGCGAGCAGCGCGCGCAGACCGGAACCTCGCAGGCCGGAACCCCCGCACGGGGAAACACAACGGGGGAGAGAACGTGA
- a CDS encoding flagellar FlbD family protein — MIVVTRLNDSQFAINPDLIERIHVNPDTTLVMVDGAKFIVTESLAEVIEKIAAYRAHVINLAYSSGNGSDDDHSAADPDTRPDAVVPLRPRRM; from the coding sequence ATGATCGTTGTAACCAGGCTGAACGACAGTCAGTTCGCGATCAACCCCGACCTGATCGAGCGCATACACGTGAATCCTGACACCACCCTCGTGATGGTCGACGGGGCCAAGTTCATCGTCACGGAGAGCCTCGCCGAGGTCATCGAGAAGATCGCCGCCTATCGGGCGCACGTGATCAACCTGGCCTACAGCTCCGGAAACGGCAGCGACGACGACCACAGTGCGGCCGACCCCGACACCCGCCCGGACGCCGTTGTCCCCTTGCGCCCCCGGAGAATGTAG
- a CDS encoding flagellar hook protein FlgE produces the protein MLRSLYSGISGLRAHQTMLDVTGNNIANVNTTAFKASATQFQDTLSQLTQGAGGPTTEAGGTNPAQVGLGVQVAGISTNFTQGSSQTTGKAGDMLIAGDGFFVTKEGGQAVYSRAGTFDFDSAGRLVTPSGAIVQGWAAVDGVINEGGALSDITLPQNAVIAGTATTSAAMGGNLPSDAAVGTSVLRDIKVYDASGAARTVSLTFTRTGAASGGWAVTGVDGTAPGSATGSTTLAFTDGKLTAGPDLVIGGIRVSMAALTGLAGLSTAEVASKTGSAPGSLESYSFGKDGTLIGLFSNGEQKALGRIALATFTNPGGLEKTGSNGYQATFNSGTAEIGAPGSTGLGSLIGGALEMSNVDLSQEFTNLIVAQRGFQANARIITTSDEVLQELTNLKR, from the coding sequence ATGCTTCGCTCCCTCTACTCCGGCATCTCCGGGCTCCGTGCCCACCAGACCATGCTCGACGTCACCGGCAACAACATCGCCAACGTCAACACGACGGCGTTCAAGGCGTCGGCAACACAGTTCCAGGACACGCTCTCTCAGCTGACCCAGGGCGCCGGAGGGCCGACCACCGAGGCCGGCGGCACCAACCCGGCCCAGGTGGGCCTCGGTGTGCAGGTCGCCGGTATCTCGACCAACTTCACCCAGGGTTCCTCGCAGACGACCGGTAAGGCCGGTGACATGCTCATCGCCGGCGACGGCTTCTTCGTCACCAAGGAAGGCGGCCAAGCCGTGTACAGCCGGGCCGGCACCTTCGACTTCGATTCGGCCGGGCGGCTGGTGACGCCGTCAGGTGCAATCGTGCAGGGCTGGGCTGCGGTGGACGGCGTCATCAACGAGGGCGGCGCCCTCAGCGACATCACCCTGCCGCAGAACGCGGTCATCGCGGGCACGGCAACCACATCCGCGGCGATGGGTGGGAACCTGCCCTCGGATGCTGCAGTGGGCACCTCAGTCCTGCGTGACATCAAGGTCTACGACGCGTCTGGGGCGGCTCGCACGGTGTCGCTCACCTTCACGCGCACGGGCGCGGCCTCGGGCGGCTGGGCTGTCACCGGAGTCGACGGCACGGCGCCCGGGTCGGCAACCGGTTCGACGACTTTGGCGTTCACTGATGGCAAGCTCACTGCCGGGCCCGACCTTGTCATCGGTGGCATACGGGTGAGCATGGCCGCGCTCACCGGCCTGGCGGGCCTCAGCACGGCTGAGGTCGCATCCAAGACCGGCAGCGCACCCGGATCGCTCGAGTCCTACTCGTTCGGCAAGGACGGCACTCTCATCGGCCTGTTCAGCAACGGCGAGCAGAAGGCCCTCGGCCGCATTGCCCTGGCCACATTCACCAACCCGGGTGGGCTTGAGAAGACCGGATCCAACGGGTACCAGGCCACGTTCAACTCCGGTACCGCCGAGATCGGTGCCCCGGGTTCGACCGGGCTGGGGTCGCTCATCGGAGGGGCGCTCGAGATGTCGAACGTGGACCTCTCGCAGGAATTCACCAATCTCATCGTCGCGCAGCGCGGCTTTCAGGCGAATGCCCGCATCATCACCACCTCGGATGAGGTGCTGCAGGAGCTCACCAACCTCAAGCGCTGA
- a CDS encoding flagellar hook-length control protein FliK, with product MSSGAEAAATRAGAVHNEAAHTSSPRVGGAPATAGDLGAAQTGNIASAKAPAEAATVGGSAGSAGVQTSATDAGLPQPAGPTQIGSLTEPGGVRPDGASASSAPGGAAQGDTGGGAATAETVPTFAAPIGASQSVADGSGAVHGDAALGGSGQGGAAFFGAEKSGFLWTGAALSGADPSGADPSGADLSVAEPSGADPGGADPSGADPSGATLKSAALGGSAPGGAGMNSAPPSATVSAITAPVVTAPLGAAPLGAARAGAQSGAANFAVAALGDSGLVEAVAGMGSDARIAAGTSATTTTSASSAASTASAGTIVAAAAARDGRSGAAPATAPDASAVAVVIRDPTALDPAVSMGSTVPGTVVGASAPAAVSPTIAWPASTPTPLAAQVVRPLFTLAAAGAGEHTLSISVTPDDLGPVLVRAQISAGSMRLELFAPTDAAREALRLILPDLRRDLAGGGLPASLDLSSRSQPGDPGQSGAQDRAAAGQGNPGHGADAGRPHERPRTAVPDPWLRSSVLASADVAGGSADDAGVRSQRGRVDVLA from the coding sequence GTGTCGAGCGGTGCCGAGGCCGCAGCTACTCGCGCCGGCGCGGTCCACAATGAGGCAGCTCACACCTCCTCACCTCGCGTCGGCGGAGCTCCAGCCACCGCGGGGGATCTCGGTGCTGCACAGACGGGCAACATCGCGTCGGCGAAGGCCCCGGCCGAGGCAGCCACGGTGGGCGGGAGTGCCGGGTCAGCCGGTGTCCAGACCAGCGCCACCGACGCTGGTCTCCCGCAGCCCGCCGGCCCCACGCAGATCGGCAGCCTGACGGAGCCCGGCGGCGTCCGGCCCGACGGGGCTTCGGCGAGCAGCGCCCCAGGCGGCGCTGCCCAGGGCGACACCGGTGGTGGCGCGGCGACGGCCGAGACCGTCCCCACCTTCGCAGCCCCGATCGGTGCCTCTCAGTCGGTCGCCGACGGGAGCGGCGCTGTCCACGGCGACGCAGCTCTGGGCGGCTCTGGCCAGGGCGGCGCCGCATTCTTCGGGGCCGAGAAGTCCGGTTTCCTCTGGACCGGAGCGGCTCTGAGCGGTGCCGACCCGAGCGGTGCCGACCCGAGTGGTGCCGACCTCAGCGTTGCCGAGCCGAGCGGTGCCGACCCGGGCGGTGCCGACCCGAGTGGTGCCGACCCGAGCGGTGCAACCCTGAAAAGTGCGGCCCTGGGCGGTTCGGCCCCGGGCGGCGCGGGCATGAACAGCGCACCTCCGAGCGCCACGGTTTCAGCAATCACGGCCCCAGTCGTCACTGCCCCGCTCGGTGCTGCCCCACTCGGCGCCGCCCGGGCCGGCGCTCAGAGCGGCGCCGCGAACTTCGCGGTCGCAGCGCTCGGCGATTCCGGCCTGGTGGAGGCCGTTGCCGGGATGGGCTCTGACGCCAGGATCGCGGCCGGTACTTCCGCCACCACCACGACCTCCGCCTCCTCCGCCGCCTCCACAGCCTCCGCCGGCACAATTGTCGCCGCGGCCGCAGCGCGGGACGGCCGGAGCGGTGCTGCACCCGCGACTGCACCCGACGCATCCGCGGTGGCCGTGGTCATACGGGACCCCACCGCCCTGGATCCGGCCGTATCGATGGGCTCCACGGTCCCGGGTACCGTCGTGGGGGCGTCCGCACCCGCTGCGGTCTCCCCGACAATCGCTTGGCCGGCCAGTACACCGACGCCCCTGGCCGCGCAGGTGGTCCGTCCGCTGTTCACCCTGGCGGCTGCGGGCGCGGGGGAGCACACACTGTCAATCAGCGTGACTCCAGACGACCTGGGGCCGGTCCTGGTGCGCGCACAGATCAGCGCCGGCAGTATGCGACTGGAACTTTTCGCGCCCACCGACGCGGCCCGCGAGGCGCTGCGCCTCATCCTGCCCGACCTGCGCCGCGATCTCGCCGGCGGCGGGCTTCCGGCCAGCCTCGACCTGTCCAGCCGCAGCCAGCCGGGAGACCCTGGCCAGTCCGGCGCGCAGGATCGCGCCGCTGCCGGGCAGGGAAACCCGGGCCATGGCGCAGATGCCGGCAGGCCTCATGAGCGGCCGAGAACCGCGGTTCCGGATCCCTGGCTCAGATCTTCCGTCCTGGCATCCGCAGACGTGGCCGGCGGCTCAGCCGACGATGCCGGCGTCCGGTCGCAGAGGGGACGTGTCGATGTTCTCGCCTGA